Within the Ciconia boyciana chromosome 19, ASM3463844v1, whole genome shotgun sequence genome, the region GGAAGGGTCTGGAGGCCAAGCAGGCGCTCATCGCCGAGGTGAGTGCGgtgcggcccggcccggccccgcgcggtGCCCCGCTCCCCGGTCCCCCTCTCCCGCCTAACCGCTGCCTTGCAGCTCCGGAGATGCGTGGACACCTACAAGTATATCTTCGTCTTCTCCGTTGCCAACATGAGGAACAACAAGCTGAAGGACGTCCGGAACGCCTGGAAGCACAGCAGGTGAGCcggggtggcggcggggggaTGCCGGCCGAGGGGTGAGCGCGGCCTGGGAGCTGAcagccgccgcctcctcctcctcttcctcccgcCGCCCCAGGATCTTCTTCGGGAAGAACAAAGTCATGATGGTGGCGCTGGGCCGCGAGCCGAGCAGCGAGTACAAGGAGAATCTGCACAAGGTAGGGGCTGGGGTGTTTTCTGTGTGTCCCAAGGCGTCGCCTCGCCCACGGCGGCTGGGTCACGGAATAACGCCGAGGGATGACAGGGCTTCAGCGTCACCTTTCGGCGGGTGTTTTAGTTGAATCCATCCGTATCGCGACACAAAAGCTCTGTTGTTAACAGAGCTTTCGTAGCTGTACGGGACCGACCCCTGGAAGGTAagtccctgggtgctgcccgAGTCCCACGGCGGCCTCTTTCTTTCAGGTCAGCAAACACCTGAGAGGTGAAGTTGGTCTGCTCTTCACTAACCGCACCAGGGATGAGGTGGACGAGTGAGTATGCCTGTGTCACAGCCATGGCTTTGAAGTGCTgggcagccttttttttttttcccacttgaCTATTTCACTTGCTGATGTGTCTCTTAAAGCAGTGATGGTCTCATGAGGCTTTTCAGCTCATCCTTCTCTGCCATTCCCGCAACAGCAGGGAGGAAGTTACGGCAGGCCGTGCCGTAATCCCCCTCTTAGCCCAAGGGAtgttctttctgcagctgaagctcTCGCTACCCGTCTCTGTCTCAGGTGGTTCTCCAAATTCAAAGAGGTGGACTTTGCCCGCGCAGGGAACAAGGCAACGTACGCGGTGAGCCTGGACACGGGGCCCTTGGAGCAGTTCCCCCACTCCATGGAGCCTCAGTTACGGCAGCTGGGATTGCCGACGGCATTAAAGAAAGGTATGcgaagatttcatttttcaagcttcatttttcatctgcaCAGATAAGATCTTTTAAAGAGAATGTTAAATGATCGAGTAGAATTTAGTTTTAGAGAAAATCCTGATGGACAGCTTTCTCCTTGTTGTCATTACATTCTTCTTGCGCCATTCTTCCCAAACCGATGTCAAAGGACGAGTGAAACAACCAGCCTTCTACGAGATACCGTTCTTTTTGAGTGGAAACAACTAGGCTTAGCCTAACCCAGCGCGTTGGCATCCTATTCAGAAACCAGATGTgcgggggttttttttagcgTTGATCTCACCCAGCTTCTTGGGGTGTACTAACGTTTGCATGGAAAGGCATAAGCTACAAAGGGCGGTGTTTGAGAGAGTCTTAGCTCTGCACCCCACGTTTCACTGGGCTTACCCAGCATTTGTGAGCCTATTTCAAGAGCTTTTGTTCCTGCAGGAGTGGTGACGCTACTTTCAGATTACGAAGTCTGTAAAGAAGGGGATGTTCTCACCCCTGAACAAGCCCGCGTCCTGGTGAGTAATGTCGTTCTGCGTGAGCCCCCGTTTCCCCGATACAAAATAATCAATGGTTCAGCAATTCCCCTGGAGGGTACGAGTTCTCAGAGGAAGGTGAGCAGTACTTCTGGGTCTCAGTCAGTGGCGTGCAGCGAACATCCTTACGCATTTCTAATGCGAGTGCTAAAACTCTGCAGCAATTATTTTGGctcctgctttgctgcagtTCCCATCTGGAAGTTATATTTACCAGAAGTGGTTTTGCCAGGCTGGCCATGGAGACAGTGGAGCAGGAATGACAGACTTGTGTCCTTTCCTAGAAACTCTTTGGCTACGAGATGGCGGAGTTTAAAGTCACCATCAAATTTCAGTGGAATTCTGAGACGGGAGACTTCCAGAAGCTTGTGGGAGacacagcagaggaggaggaagaggaggatgacGATGACAGCAATGAGGACTAGCAGCAGTCCTTGTGCTTGGACTCTAGACAGTTCTACTCTATTTTAGAGACAAAAAGAGGAGGATGTTTCCCTTCCCTGTTTGCCTGCAGAGGACAAGGGCAATCGGCTCAAACATGCTCTTTGTAAAAGATGACctaattatgcttttttttatataaatctaTATATAAAACTTGAGATGGTTGTCACTGCTGCCTGTTACTGTTTGAGTACCCCAGGATCTGAGCAAATGCCACCTCAAACATGAAAGCTAGGCAGAAAGTGTGCAAGCGTAATGCAGCTTAGACGTGGCACGCCTGACGCTGGGGAAGATGCTGAGGGTTTGCTCTTATCTTctgggaaaagctgcagaagcagctgtttagctcaaAGCCACCGAGCGCTGACAAGGAGATGCCAGCCAGGTTACAGCTACAGTTAAGAGATAGGCTCTGCGttagaaaaaggttttattcttGTACGTAATTATTGAAGATCATATTAAAGCAGAAGTGGGGCCTTCATCCAGTTATGTGTCCATTTTCCCCATTCAACTGCATCTTTAAATCAGAGTgtgtgctgcagagagctgaagGTCCATGAGGGGAGGAAGAATAAGGCATGGCCCAACACGGCAAGTGCTGACAGCGGTAGTGGATCCTACAAAGCTGCATCAGTACAAGGAAAAATCACAACCCATTTACACGTCGATCAAAGGGACAGGGTGGGTAAGTACCTCTCCCGTGTTTCGAGAGACTTGTGCTCAATTATCCACCCCCATGACACCCGCTTTCTTGTCCCTACCCTACTCTCTAGCGGAAATAGTTGGGGCAGTCGTGCGCAGTCAGGTTCCAGGCTTTATCAAACGCCTCCACGACAGCTGGGAGCAGCGGACCCTCTTCACTGTAGTCAAGGTTCTGCTCTAGCTGCTCCAAGCTGGACATCCCAATGATCACTGCATCTCCAAGAGAACCCTGGAAAGCGATAAGAGGAGTTGCTGATCCCAAAAGAAACCTAGTTCACCTCCCAAGCCATTGCAGGCCAAACTTTAAACGTTTCTTTCCAGTAAAGAAAGGCCAGTAACTCCTGGATGTTTAGACAACTGACAGCAGGAAGTTCTGTTCACAAGGCCAGAACATCTCTAAGTCATGCCAACTCCTCAAAAGCTGCCAAATCCTACTTTATAGTGGACTAGGGGGAATGTTCTGGGGAGATCCATTAATTTCCTAGTCTGATGAAAAGCAAAGTCATCTCCTCGCAGGGAAGCTGTCTGGGTGGGAAACCAAGCCCCCAGTAACTGGCGcttaaaatctttcatttctgccAGTCCATGGGGAAATGCAGAGCTGACTCACTCCTACAGCCTGTCAGGCAGAGTCCATACAGCAATATCCACTTTGGAACGCCACAAGCCCACGGGGTATGCAGATTAAAAGATAACTGCTTGTACAGAGACACTTCCCCGTTTGTGTGCTGCAACAGCTGCCCAACTCTGGTGGTGCTGCGCAGGCTGCTGACTACAGCCGCGTCGAGCTCTTACCTGCAGCTTGGAGTGATGGTACAACCAACGCAAAGCAGCGGAGGTCAGGCTTGGTGCACTGGAACCATAAGCATCTTTCAGAGCTCTTTCTACAAGGGCAATTCCTTCAAAATTGTGCTTTTTCCAGTACctgcaagaaaagaaatcacTCTTATTGCCCTTGGGACCTCTACTGAATGGTACATCTGTATTCGAACTTGATTGGAAAGGCTTTCGGGAAGCCTCATACAACTCTTTGTAGCCTCTGAGGACTTCTGCAATCCCCCACTGTAGGCTGGGAGGAAGCTGAGCCTAAAAACCACACTGCAAAGCTCAGTCACAAGCCACAGCCCCAACTACATGTGCAGATGTAATCACTACACAAGCTTTGGTCAATTCTGCTTCCTCTCAGCTGATTATTAGTATGGGTTTTTTATGTAGCTACTCCTGCCGCATCTCCCTGCTCATCTTATCAGCTCAAAACATACCTGTCCCTGTAGGCTTGAGCCCAGTCATTCCCAAAAAACCTTCCAGTGGGCTGGCGTGCGTCTTTGTCCTCATACTTGTACTTGCCGGTCAGCAGCCCTCCTGCAAAGGGTTAGCAGCACATTCAGCGATGGGCTGGCTCTTCTACAGCCCCCATTTCGCATGTTTTTGTCTCAAAGTCTCGTCCTTTCCCTCCCCGTACCTGCCAGCGGATTGTAGGCGTAGAACCGCAGTCCGTAGTATCTCAGGCAAGGGAACAGCTCGGCTTCTACCTGGCGAGTGGTCGCGTTGTACATACCCTGCACAAAGATGAGGGAAATGAAGAACTTGAAACGCTATCTCCTGACAGTGGTCATGAGCACCTGGAACAGCCTTTTCCCACCCCTTCCCTGACAATACTCTACTCTTACCTCATCCAGAAGGGCGGCTTCAGGTCACACAAGGTTATTATCTGCTTAGGAACAGACTTTCTAAAGGATTGCAAGTAATGCAAAAACTTTGAAGTTCCACATCAAGGGAGTCACTGACTCGAGCAATAAACGCATACTCAGCTTCTTCCGAGAAGTGATCTCACTCAGCTTTCTAATCACGCGTGTCCTGAAAGGACTTCCCAGACTAACTGGAGCACTTATCTGTGTTTATATCTGGCACATTGGGGACTGGTCCAAGATTTGAGGCTCCCAGACCACCCTTCCCTGCAGTGACTGTCTCTGTAAGGACACAGAGAACCATCCGTATGCTGTTCTGATCTGAACCCTCATCTCAGCCTCCACAAAAGATTTGCTGGACCACAGCAAGCCCCCATCCCTCACCTGGTACACAGTTGGCATCACCCAGTTGTTGTATTTGCAGATGGTGCAGATTTCTGCGACCTCCCATGCTGCGTAGTTCGATAGACCAAGTTCTTTAAACTTTCCCTGCAGCGGAATAAAAGGGTATTCAAttccagattttaaaagcacatttgtaCCTAGGCAGTGCAAGATGCATACGGTGAAAAGGACAGCTGCCAAATTTTATTCCAGAGTTCTTTCCTCATCCCTGTTCACCTCTTCTAGATGACTATGAATTATAGGAcctgacaaaaatatttccaatgtTCTGTTCATTTTGAATTCACACCTTCTAATTTAAATGGCACTATTAGATTAATGCAATTCAGGAATTCTTCTTCGCCCATTACCAGCACTAATCTTAACCTAGCCAGTTAACACGGCTGAAAGCAAAGTTCAGATGTTCTAACACTTCCAAGAGCTTTTGAGAACAAAGTGCACCACATGAACACGCGACAGAGCGTCAGTTGTTTGGCTTTGCCCTGGTCATCTGTGTCCCCCTCTTCCTAGTGTTGCACAAACCCAGCGCTGCAGAAGGGCACAACAAGCAGCCCTGGTTTAAAAAGGTGATGGGAGGGAATCGAGAGATGGTCCAGGCTTGGACTTCCCACTTTACTTCTTTGTGCAGCTCGTTGCAGGCACGCAGCGTCTCCTCCACTGGGGTCCCATGGTCAGGAGCATGGAGGTAGAAGAGCTCCACACTCATCCTCTTCAGCCTCTCCAGGGACGTGTCCAACTGTGATCGCACACTCTCGGGCTTCAGCGTCTTCCCATCCCAGGGATTTGCCTTGGTGGCAACTTCCactggcagagagaaagaaagaatgagcaGGGACGTTTCCGCCTTCAGGAAGCGAATGGGGATAAGGGGCATCATGCAAGCATTGCTCAAGGTGTTTCAGGGAAGGCCCTTCTCCTCGGGAACCATGTCTGTCAAGCAGGGGAGGCCTTTCTCCTTAGGGACTGCAGGTCTGCCCTAGAGAGGGAGGCCTTCTCCTCAGGGCCTGCGGGTCAGCACTAGCTGAGAGGGATGGAGtcagcctggcagagcagacCCTTCTCCTCAGGGAACAGGCCTGGGGGAATGCCCTTCTCTTCAGGAATGGTGtcagcctggcagagcagacCCTTCTCCTCAGAGAATGGGGCTGGGGGAATGCCCTTCTCCTCCGGGACGGAGtcagcctggcagagcagacCCTTCTCCTCAGGGAACGGGCTCGGGAGAAGGCCCTTCTCTTCAGGGAGGGTGTCAGCCTGGCAAGGAAGACCCTTCTCCTCAGGGAACAGGCCTGGGGgaaagcccttctcctcagggatGGTGTCAGCCTGGCAGCGAAGACCCTTCTCCTCAGGAATGACCCCTCCCCTCAGagacagcccccccccccccagccccactgcgaCCGGCCCCGGCCGTACCGGGCTCCGTGCCGCCAGCCAGCAGGGTGCCCAGGATGCGCTCGGACTCTCCGCCCGCGTACATGTAAGCGGTGTCGAGGAGGCGGTATCCGCGCCGCAGGAAGGCGCGGAGGAGCGCGGCGCTCGCCTCGGGCCCGGCGCGCCGCCCCACCTCCATGGCGCCCAGCACCACCCCGGGAcgcgcgccccccgccgccatGGCTGCTGCCGCCGCCACGGCGCATGCGCGCCCGTGACGGACCGCGGGGAAAGcacccgccccgcccgccggggcgAGGGCCGGGCGCGCATGCGCCGGGGAGCGACGCCGGGTCTGTCCCCGAGCCCCTGCCTTGAcccggcgggcgggagcggccggCTCCCCAAAAATAGGCAGGTTTGCACAAAAACCAGCAAGTTTCCTAAAAATCGGGTTtgcaaaaaaaccagcaagtttCTAAAGAAGCAGCAGGTTTGCAAAAAAACCGGCAACTTCCCGAAAAAGCAGCGGATttggaagaaaaccagcaagtttctgaaaaagcagcagatttgTAGGGGAAACCCAGCAAGTTCCTGAAGAAGCAGTggagctgcaaagaaaaaaacaagtttctgaaaaagcagtGGAGTTgcgaaggaaaaaaaacaagtttctgaaaaagcagtggagttgcaaagaaaaataaagccaattTCCAAACCGCTGTCAGCAAAGGAAGGTAAGTCCCTGTTCTGCAAGGACGCGCCGgtggggttttatttctcctttgagGCCAAATCCTGGCGGGCTGACGGCCTTCCCCATCAGGTCATCCCACCGGACGCGAAATTAAGGCCAGTAAAGGTGTATTAGCCAGTAATGAGGTTTTTGTGATGCAGGCCAGCTTGGAGGAGCCCTGAGTGTGTTCCTAAGATAGATATATTTTTCCCCAGggttaatttcattttttcccgTGTTACCGCTTTTTCCCCAGCGTTATCCCAACAGTTTCGCTGCCAGACACTAATAAACATCCCTCGGCCGAGCTGAGCACCGGAGGCCATGGATGCGCGGCGCTGGAGGGGTCTCCTGCCCGGGAATCTTTCCGACTGTCCCAACGGCTCCCGCTGGGTGATGGACGTGTTCAACGAATGCGCCCAGGACAGCCGGGACATCGCCAGCGTCGTCCTGGGGCTGGTTTCCATCTTCTGCTTTGCGGCTGCCTCTTTTCCGTAAGTATCGCTCCCAAAGCCCAGCCGAGCCCTTCCCTTGGTACAACACCGCTCTCTAAAAGTCAGATTTCAAGCTGCCTGAATTATTAAATCTAGCCGGCAAAAGCAATCTGGGCTTGGAAAATTTGGGTTtagcaggaggagagggagcaggcGGTGCAGCCCCAAAGCCTTGTTTGTTAttgtattattattgttatgCTCGGCAGCTGTAATAACCCACGTAAGCCAACTGCAATGCAGTCGTTGCAGGTCATACgtgcagaagaaatgtttccaggAGCCCTGGGCTTCTCGGAAGTGCTGGGACAACTGTGGCAGATGGGGACGTGAGGGGTCACGCTCGCTCTCGGTGTATCATCAGATAATTTCGTAACCAGAGAGGCGGTTTCTGCAACTGGTGCTTCTCCTTGCTGGTTTCTGCCCCGACACGAGGGATGGATCACGAGGGCTTGAGCCCAGCGGGTTGCTGCGAGCACCCAGTGCGTTGCAGGACTTCTCACGGGGGCCAGCTTGCAGGGGAGCACGTGGCTTTGCTAGAGgaaatctctgcttttcctctccctgccccctgAGTGCTTTGGGCGGGTGGCAATTGCGAAATGACCCAGGTGGGAACAACAGGGAAACCTGGGGATGGCTCCCAGGTAGCGCTGAACCGGCCGGGAGTAACAGTTTGTGTCTCTGCCCGACTCCCTCTCTGCAGGCAGTTTTACCAAGCCTGCAAAACGGGCATCATGGACCAGGCGCTCTCCATATATTTCCTGCTGGGGTGGCTGGGCGGAGACCTCCTAAACCTCATCGGTTCCTTCCTGGCCGATCAGTTGCCGCTGCAGGTACCGACCGACTCGCTGGGGCTGGGTCGGCTCTCAAACACCCCAGACTccagggaggagggatggggtggGTGCTGCTTAATCCAGCACCGGCAACCAGAGACTCAAAGGGCCCAGGGACGCTCCCTTCTCCCCCGGGGATGCTCCCTTCTCCCG harbors:
- the MRTO4 gene encoding mRNA turnover protein 4 homolog translates to MPKSKRDRKVSLTRTPRKGLEAKQALIAELRRCVDTYKYIFVFSVANMRNNKLKDVRNAWKHSRIFFGKNKVMMVALGREPSSEYKENLHKVSKHLRGEVGLLFTNRTRDEVDEWFSKFKEVDFARAGNKATYAVSLDTGPLEQFPHSMEPQLRQLGLPTALKKGVVTLLSDYEVCKEGDVLTPEQARVLKLFGYEMAEFKVTIKFQWNSETGDFQKLVGDTAEEEEEEDDDDSNED
- the AKR7A2 gene encoding aflatoxin B1 aldehyde reductase member 2, with amino-acid sequence MAAGGARPGVVLGAMEVGRRAGPEASAALLRAFLRRGYRLLDTAYMYAGGESERILGTLLAGGTEPVEVATKANPWDGKTLKPESVRSQLDTSLERLKRMSVELFYLHAPDHGTPVEETLRACNELHKEGKFKELGLSNYAAWEVAEICTICKYNNWVMPTVYQGMYNATTRQVEAELFPCLRYYGLRFYAYNPLAGGLLTGKYKYEDKDARQPTGRFFGNDWAQAYRDRYWKKHNFEGIALVERALKDAYGSSAPSLTSAALRWLYHHSKLQGSLGDAVIIGMSSLEQLEQNLDYSEEGPLLPAVVEAFDKAWNLTAHDCPNYFR